One window from the genome of Polynucleobacter sp. MWH-Svant-W18 encodes:
- a CDS encoding leucyl aminopeptidase: MQFSTKIFPQADLQSPKLLKSGLKGLLAHSSDCLVLAFSKADFDALSGTKNAKHKAGLLVELDQFLSGAVGHALSLGDLDVKQSSVCLLRADKTWVANGVKAKRVLLIGLGDSHVAGERNLVSFSKVARAGLKALSGGSIQSALWFVPSFTHHAELLAEEVRLCIQYAGDQAYRFGVRQPTMKHKAKDKADSFKHLVFAGNNACAKPLKAAVEQGIAMTEGMHLAKDLGNLPPNVCTPTYLAKTAQGLSKKAGLKVDVLGRKQIEALGMGSFLSVTQGSETPPQFIVMRHQGGKAGEAPIVLVGKGITFDTGGISLKPGEAMDEMKYDMCGAASVIGTLYAAGLMKLKKNVIGVIPSCENMPSGRATRPGDIVKSMSGQTIEILNTDAEGRLILCDALTYVERFKPKAVIDIATLTGACVIALGHVHSGLFSEDEDLVSALTKAGNASLDTVWRLPLDAAYHEQLKSNFADVANIGGRPGGSITAACFLSRFTEKYKWAHLDIAGTAWKSGAAKGSTGRPVPLLVNYLLESK, from the coding sequence ATTCAATTTAGTACCAAGATTTTCCCTCAAGCCGACCTCCAGAGTCCAAAACTCCTCAAATCTGGCCTGAAAGGCTTGTTAGCCCATAGTTCCGATTGTTTGGTGTTGGCCTTTTCCAAGGCGGATTTTGACGCACTCAGCGGCACTAAGAATGCAAAGCATAAGGCTGGGCTTCTCGTTGAGCTTGATCAGTTCCTTAGTGGTGCTGTCGGGCATGCCCTTTCTCTTGGCGATCTTGATGTGAAGCAATCGTCAGTTTGCCTATTGCGTGCGGATAAGACTTGGGTGGCAAATGGAGTGAAGGCTAAACGTGTTCTCTTGATTGGTTTGGGTGATAGCCATGTCGCAGGTGAGCGCAATTTAGTGAGCTTTTCAAAGGTGGCGCGTGCGGGATTAAAAGCACTCAGCGGCGGGTCGATTCAAAGTGCTCTATGGTTTGTACCCAGCTTTACTCATCATGCAGAATTGCTTGCTGAAGAAGTACGCTTATGTATTCAGTATGCAGGTGATCAGGCCTATCGTTTTGGGGTTCGTCAACCTACTATGAAGCACAAGGCAAAAGATAAAGCAGATTCTTTTAAGCATCTAGTATTCGCGGGCAACAATGCTTGCGCAAAACCATTGAAGGCTGCTGTTGAGCAAGGTATTGCGATGACTGAAGGCATGCATCTCGCAAAAGACCTAGGCAATCTTCCTCCCAATGTGTGTACCCCGACCTATTTAGCCAAGACTGCTCAAGGCTTGAGCAAAAAGGCTGGTCTTAAAGTAGATGTACTGGGACGCAAGCAGATAGAAGCCCTAGGTATGGGTTCGTTTCTATCGGTAACTCAAGGCTCTGAGACCCCTCCGCAATTTATTGTGATGCGTCATCAGGGGGGTAAAGCTGGTGAAGCACCCATTGTGTTGGTGGGCAAGGGGATTACCTTTGACACCGGTGGTATCTCATTGAAGCCGGGCGAAGCCATGGATGAAATGAAGTACGACATGTGTGGTGCTGCTTCAGTGATTGGGACTCTGTATGCAGCGGGTTTGATGAAGCTCAAAAAGAATGTGATTGGCGTTATTCCAAGTTGCGAGAACATGCCATCGGGTCGAGCGACTAGACCGGGCGATATTGTGAAAAGCATGTCTGGTCAAACAATTGAGATTCTCAATACGGATGCAGAAGGGCGTTTAATACTCTGTGATGCCCTAACTTACGTTGAGCGCTTTAAACCTAAAGCGGTTATTGATATTGCCACTCTGACTGGTGCTTGTGTGATTGCTTTAGGGCATGTACACAGCGGCTTATTCTCGGAGGATGAAGACTTGGTGTCCGCTTTAACTAAAGCGGGTAATGCTTCACTGGATACTGTTTGGCGTCTCCCTTTAGATGCCGCTTACCACGAGCAATTAAAGTCGAATTTTGCGGATGTAGCCAATATTGGCGGTCGGCCTGGCGGCAGCATTACGGCGGCTTGCTTCTTGTCGCGGTTCACTGAAAAGTACAAGTGGGCCCACTTAGATATTGCAGGGACTGCTTGGAAGAGTGGCGCAGCTAAAGGTTCAACAGGTCGTCCAGTGCCTTTGCTGGTGAATTATTTGCTCGAGTCTAAGTAA
- the lptF gene encoding LPS export ABC transporter permease LptF — protein MIFHQALRRELSFTTGGVFLVLVTIMVTTLVIRILGYAANGTVNPEDALVLIALATLGYLAVLLTVSLFVAVLIVLVRWYKDSEMIVWFASGLSITNLIRPILQFATPLLIIIALLALFVWPWANRESTLISQRFQQRDDVSMVSAGQFKESAKAERVFFIEELDIDKNEVKNIFVADSKNGRLSVAVAATGFVQNSQGGEKSIVLHHGRRYEGQPTQPDFRILEFDEYSTKIRSKEALAPAPRDREKTISELLNDTSPDMLNPNRAELLWRIGLPLMALGLVLIAIPLAYVNPRLGNYTAMFYAVLIYLIYSNLLNLTQNFVAKGKLSMLIGIWPIHLLALLIALFLIRNRINPSLKWWQRQLPARLGRK, from the coding sequence ATGATTTTCCACCAAGCCCTCCGCCGCGAACTCAGTTTTACGACTGGTGGGGTATTTTTGGTCTTGGTCACCATTATGGTGACCACCCTAGTGATCCGAATTTTGGGCTATGCAGCTAACGGCACAGTCAACCCTGAAGATGCGCTGGTATTAATAGCGCTGGCTACTTTGGGTTACCTTGCGGTATTGCTGACGGTGTCGCTGTTTGTAGCAGTCTTAATTGTTCTTGTTCGTTGGTACAAAGACTCTGAAATGATCGTCTGGTTTGCCAGCGGTCTGAGCATTACGAATCTCATTCGTCCTATTTTGCAATTTGCTACTCCTCTTCTCATCATCATTGCATTGTTGGCCTTGTTTGTATGGCCTTGGGCAAATCGAGAATCAACCCTGATTAGCCAACGCTTCCAACAACGTGATGACGTCTCAATGGTGAGCGCTGGTCAATTCAAAGAATCCGCCAAAGCAGAACGGGTGTTCTTTATTGAGGAACTCGATATTGATAAAAACGAAGTAAAAAATATCTTCGTTGCCGACTCAAAAAATGGGCGCCTAAGCGTAGCCGTTGCCGCAACTGGCTTTGTGCAAAACTCTCAGGGTGGCGAAAAATCCATCGTTCTACACCATGGCCGCCGCTATGAAGGCCAGCCTACCCAGCCCGATTTCAGAATTCTAGAATTTGATGAATACAGCACAAAGATTCGGAGTAAGGAGGCTTTGGCTCCAGCCCCACGGGATCGAGAAAAAACTATCTCAGAGCTCTTAAATGACACTAGCCCAGATATGCTCAATCCAAACCGCGCCGAACTTTTATGGCGCATTGGTCTTCCGCTCATGGCGCTTGGCCTTGTTCTGATTGCGATTCCCTTAGCCTACGTGAATCCGAGATTGGGTAACTACACTGCGATGTTCTATGCAGTCTTAATTTATTTAATTTATAGCAATCTACTCAATCTCACGCAGAACTTTGTTGCAAAAGGCAAGTTGAGTATGTTGATTGGCATTTGGCCAATCCATCTACTTGCACTACTCATTGCGCTATTCCTAATCCGCAATCGTATTAACCCATCCCTCAAATGGTGGCAGCGACAACTACCCGCAAGGCTTGGTCGCAAATGA
- the lptG gene encoding LPS export ABC transporter permease LptG: MKLLFPFIYERYLAKQIYAAFGFILFALVALFLFFDILSELGSVQGGYTLPLALLHVLLKAPSRISEIIPIAGLIGSIYVFAMLASQSEFTILRIAGLDVKRGLITLAKISLPLIVLTLVMSEWVGPFTEAKSEQIRMKALGSTYSSQFRTGVWVKDRLRDEDGSGPVRPGVRYVNVGTVDKDNEIHNIRMYEFDDTYHLLSIRSAVSGQFDETGIWVLNDVTETRFKETKQTDPLNPVFSAQTFTHPILTLESEVTPRILNVLLISPEKMSIVSLGRFISHLRENKQDAQRHSIAFWKKVVYPFTIFVMLALALPFAYLKVRAGSVGIKVFGGIMLGMSFQLFNSLFSNVGLLGSWPAFMTALIPPLLYFLLALVGLRWVSKA, translated from the coding sequence ATGAAATTGCTCTTTCCATTCATCTACGAGCGTTACTTAGCCAAGCAAATTTATGCGGCATTTGGTTTTATTCTGTTTGCGCTAGTTGCCTTGTTTTTGTTCTTTGATATTTTGAGCGAGCTGGGCTCAGTACAAGGCGGATATACGCTTCCTTTAGCACTGTTGCACGTGCTTTTGAAAGCACCGAGTCGGATCTCTGAAATTATTCCGATTGCTGGATTGATTGGGAGCATCTATGTGTTTGCCATGCTGGCAAGTCAATCTGAGTTCACAATTCTGCGCATTGCAGGATTAGACGTCAAGCGTGGCCTGATTACTCTTGCCAAGATTTCTCTGCCACTGATTGTCCTCACACTTGTCATGAGTGAGTGGGTTGGACCATTTACCGAAGCAAAATCCGAGCAAATTCGAATGAAGGCTCTAGGGTCTACTTATTCATCTCAATTTAGAACCGGCGTCTGGGTGAAAGATCGTCTGCGCGACGAAGATGGCAGCGGTCCAGTACGCCCCGGAGTGCGGTATGTAAACGTGGGCACCGTAGATAAAGATAATGAGATCCACAATATACGGATGTATGAGTTTGATGACACCTACCATCTTCTCTCCATTCGTAGCGCAGTATCAGGTCAGTTCGATGAAACAGGCATCTGGGTACTCAATGATGTTACTGAAACGCGCTTCAAAGAAACCAAACAAACAGATCCCTTGAATCCAGTCTTTTCTGCGCAAACATTTACACACCCCATTCTGACTTTGGAATCTGAAGTCACGCCGCGAATTTTGAACGTGTTACTGATTAGTCCAGAAAAAATGTCTATCGTGAGTTTGGGTCGATTCATTTCTCATTTACGGGAGAATAAACAAGATGCCCAACGTCACTCCATCGCTTTTTGGAAAAAAGTGGTTTACCCCTTTACGATTTTTGTAATGCTTGCTTTAGCCCTGCCTTTTGCCTACTTAAAAGTACGTGCCGGAAGTGTGGGTATCAAAGTATTTGGTGGAATCATGCTGGGGATGAGTTTTCAACTCTTTAACTCACTGTTCTCAAATGTAGGTTTAC